A genomic region of Spea bombifrons isolate aSpeBom1 chromosome 9, aSpeBom1.2.pri, whole genome shotgun sequence contains the following coding sequences:
- the LOC128504650 gene encoding mothers against decapentaplegic homolog 6-like, with protein sequence MFRSVSARQLWRQRCTTPSRGPGEGAPPNPQDLHNALRPAAHQLFKKLKDEQLWRLAEAVESKGRWDCGCVRLPWEARAGKQGSPPHVLLCRLYRWPDLRQASELKRLNQCENFWRKSREGTSICCNPYHFSRLAAPVVEPRAPGSCRGAPRSALPEGFTTKSAGGTQSNIRGRNDTTLSRSSTKEGYWCKLAYWEHRTRVGRLYSVTEPTVHIFHDLPKGSGFCLGFLGSESRSEVVRRTRMKIGQGLTLSYEQDGVWVYNRSEHPIFINSPTLAPVATRGPAVHKLLPGYSVKVFDSEQALSGYPVVGDGPCDPRSVRISFAKGWGSCYSRQFITSCPCWLEVLLSIP encoded by the exons ATGTTCCGTTCTGTCTCTGCGAGGCAGCTTTGGAGGCAGCGCTGCACAACGCCGAGCCGGGGGCCGGGGGAGGGGGCACCCCCAAACCCCCAGGACCTCCACAATGCCCTGCGTCCGGCGGCCCACCAACTCTTTAAGAAGCTGAAGGATGAGCAGTTATGGCGGCTGGCGGAGGCGGTGGAGAGCAAGGGGCGCTGGGACTGCGGCTGCGTCCGCTTGCCGTGGGAGGCGAGGGCCGGGAAGCAGGGCTCGCCCCCCCACGTCCTCCTCTGCCGGCTCTATCGCTGGCCCGACCTGAGGCAGGCATCGGAACTGAAGCGGCTAAACCAATGTGAGAACTTCTGGAGGAAGAGCAGGGAGGGGACCTCCATCTGCTGCAACCCGTACCACTTCAGCCGGttggcggctccag TTGTAGAGCCCCGGGCCCCAGGATCCTGCAGAGGGGCCCCCCGATcagccctgcctgagggctttaCTACCAAAAGTGCAGGAGGCACCCAGAGCAACATCCGAGGGAGGAACG ACACCACTCTGTCCAGAAGCTCTACTAAGGAGGGCTACTGGTGCAAACTGGCTTACTGGGAACACCGGACCCGCGTGGGGCGTCTCTACAGCGTGACAGAGCCGACTGTCCACATTTTCCATGATCTGCCCAAGGGGAGCGGCTTCTGTCTGGGCTTTCTGGGCTCGGAAAGCCGCAGTGAGGTGGTCAGACGCACACGGATGAAGATAGGGCAGGGTCTGACCTTGAGCTACGAGCAGGACGGGGTCTGGGTTTACAACCGCAGCGAGCACCCCATCTTCATCAACTCCCCCACCCTGGCCCCCGTGGCCACCCGCGGGCCGGCCGTCCACAAGCTGCTCCCTGGGTATTCGGTGAAGGTCTTTGATTCCGAGCAGGCGTTGTCCGGCTACCCAGTGGTGGGAGACGGGCCCTGTGACCCCCGAAGTGTGCGCATCAGCTTCGCCAAAGGCTGGGGCTCCTGCTACTCTCGCCAGTTCATCACCTCCTGTCCTTGCTGGCTTGAGGTTCTGCTGAGTATTCCGTGA
- the ZBTB7B gene encoding zinc finger and BTB domain-containing protein 7B, translated as MGSSEDELIGIPFPEHSSDLLSSLNEQRHRGVLCDITIKTRGLEYRTHRAVLAASSHYFRKLFTGAQPGSPPRDVCQLDFLKPDALGALLDFAYTATLTISNANMRDVLRAARLLEIPCVVDACVEILQCSGDGESTEGDAEDLEGFLRARQYLEGYAAQENGEDITPPPEETCSPPPLSMDEPLKPVQLIPRRRRKKFLQVKPSMRMRNGDSPYPVVDEPFEREPSPLDAPSPAEMPQSDSGLAYDRYPTDNGLGASQVFVPPSPPEEILSDEEPADMGFLHPLDPDNSELASSSLDGSDKLVRKRRSQMPQECPVCHKIIHGAGKLPRHMRTHTGEKPFVCQVCGVRFTRNDKLKIHMRKHTGERPYCCEHCNARFLHSYDLKNHMHLHTGDRPYECSLCHKAFAKEDHLQRHMKGQNCLEVRTRRRRKEEPPAQRLLPASGLDLSNGKMDELRLSMLRYWGLPRPHGGTSPEGPVVLDAS; from the exons ATGGGGAGCTCAGAGGACGAGCTGATCGGCATCCCGTTCCCGGAGCACAGCAGCGATCTCCTGAGCAGCCTGAACGAGCAGCGGCACCGCGGTGTCCTCTGCGACATCACCATTAAAACGCGGGGCCTGGAGTACCGGACCCACCGCGCGGTGCTGGCCGCCAGCAGCCACTACTTCCGCAAGCTGTTCACAGGGGCTCAGCCTGGCTCCCCACCGCGGGACGTCTGCCAGCTCGACTTCCTGAAGCCCGACGCGCTGGGGGCCCTGCTGGACTTTGCTTACACGGCCACTCTGACAATCAGCAACGCCAACATGCGCGACGTCCTGCGCGCAGCCCGTCTCCTGGAAATCCCCTGCGTGGTGGACGCCTGCGTGGAGATCCTGCAGTGCAGCGGGGACGGGGAGAGCACCGAGGGGGACGCCGAGGACCTGGAGGGCTTCCTCAGAGCTCGGCAGTACTTGGAAGGCTACGCCGCACAGGAGAACGGGGAGGACATCACCCCCCCGCCGGAGGAGACCTGCTCCCCACCCCCTCTCTCCATGGATGAGCCGCTCAAGCCGGTGCAGCTGATCCCGCGCCGGCGCCGCAAGAAGTTCTTACAGGTGAAACCCAGCATGAGGATGAGAAATGGCGACAGCCCTTATCCCGTGGTAGATGAGCCCTTTGAAAGGGAGCCCAGTCCTTTAGATGCCCCCTCGCCTGCAGAAATGCCCCAAAGCGACAGCGGCCTGGCTTACGATAGATACCCCACAGACAACGGGCTGGGGGCCTCACAAGTGTTTGTCCCACCTTCTCCGCCCGAGGAGATCCTGTCCGACGAGGAGCCGGCAGACATGGGCTTCCTGCACCCCCTGGATCCCGACAACTCGGAGTTGGCCTCTTCGTCTCTGGACGGCTCGGACAAGCTGGTGCGGAAGAGGCGGTCGCAGATGCCCCAGGAGTGCCCCGTTTGCCACAAGATCATTCATGGAGCGGGCAAACTGCCCCGGCACATGCGGACTCACACTGGGGAGAAGCCCTTTGTGTGCCAGGTCTGCGGCGTGAGGTTCACCAG GAATGACAAGCTGAAGATCCACATGCGCAAGCACACGGGGGAGCGTCCGTACTGCTGCGAGCACTGCAACGCCCGCTTCCTTCACAGCTACGACCTGAAGAACCACATGCACCTGCACACCGGCGACCGGCCCTACGAGTGCTCGCTGTGCCACAAGGCCTTCGCCAAGGAAGACCACCTGCAACGTCACATGAAGGGGCAGAATTGCCTGGAGGTCCGCACCCGCCGCCGCCGTAAAGAGGAGCCCCCCGCGCAACGCCTCCTCCCCGCCTCCGGCCTCGACCTGTCTAACGGGAAGATGGACGAGTTGCGTCTGTCTATGCTGCGCTACTGGGGGCTCCCGCGACCTCACGGGGGGACCAGCCCGGAGGGGCCTGTGGTTTTGGACGCCTCGTAG